TGTGTTTTTAGGTACCTTGTACCATGAGATAGCCCCATTTTActgtaaggaaactgaaacacagagaagTTATGTAACCTTGCGCCTAGGCAGCTGGCTCCCGCATCCATCCTCTTAACTGCTACACAGCCTTGCCTGGAAGGTTACTGAGGGAACAGGAAGGAACAGCATTGGGCCCAGGAGCCTCTGGGAAGTTCTGGAGAGCTGGCAAGGCCGTTGGGGTGCTGTGGTTTCAGCCCTCACTTTTGGTTTTTGGGTTCTGTTACAGGGAAAGAGCATCAGGAGGTCCAGAGGCAGCTGACTTCTCTGATCGGCTGTGCTTAGGAAGCAGTGGGGACCCTGGGTGTGGGCGAGGAGCTCTACTAGCTCAGGCCTGCCAGGACCTACCCAGCATCCGCAGCTGCTACCTGACCCATTGCTCACCAATCCAAGCCAGACTGCTGGCCTCCCAGGCCTTGCACCGAGGGGAGCTACAGCGACTCCCAGCGCTTCTGCTTCCTGTGCCCAAGGAGCCACTGCTGTCCACCGACTGGCCCTTCCTGCCATTGATCCACCTCTATCACCGGGCCTCAGATACTCCCTCGGGGCTCTCTCCTACTGACAGTGTGGGCACAGCCACGCGGGCCCTGCAGTGGGTGCTAGTTCTGGAGAGCTGGCGTCCTGAGGCCCTCCAGGCTGTCCCTCTTGCCGCCCGCCTGGCACGGCTCATGTGTGTGTTCCTGGTGGACAGTGAGCTATTCCGGGAGACCCCAATACAGCATCTGATGGCAGCCCTCCTAACCCGTCTCTGCCAGCCCCAGGTCCTGCCAAACCTCAACCTGGACTGTCCACTTCCTGGCCTGACGTCTTTCCCTGACCTCTATGCCAACTTCCTGGAGCATTTTGAAGCTGTCTCTTTTGGGGACCACCTCTTTGGGGCTCTGGTCCTCCTTCCCCTGCAGCGTCGGTTCAGTGTCACCTTGCGCCTTGCACTTTTTGGGGAGCACGTGGGAGCCTTGCGAGCTCTGGGCCTGCCTCTGACTCAGGTACTTCCTCAGCCTGGCAGTGCCTGGCGTGGGCACCCTTACAGTAGGCCCTGGGCCTCAGGTTTCTCATCTTACCTCTTGGGGCTTTGAGGGGATTAAGTAAGAAAATCCATGAAAAGAGTTTAACATGGTATATGGCATATAGCAGGTGTTCACTACCATCAACAAGGCAGGGCGCCTTGCTCATAAGATGCTACAATCTAGTTAAGAAGAGATTTGCCAAAAGCCAACATAGTTCTGAATTGTTTTGATTCTAAGTGTTAAGTCAAAACTCAGAGAAGGGGAAGATCAAAGAGAaggctttgtggaagaagtgaGGATTGACCGAGCACTGAAGGTTAGGTAGCGTTTGGATTGTTGAGGAAAGGCAGGATGTTCCTAGTGGAACAGCAGAAGCAAAAGCTCAACAGCAGGAAGGAATATgacagggtggggagagggaggagactAGAACAGAGATTTCTGTTCAGGAACTTGTTGGAAACAAGACTAAGAAGCAAAGTCTTGGCGTCAAATATCAGGCTAAGGAGTTAAAACTTGTAAGCGGTAAggagctactttttttttttttaagatttaatttTCATTGCAACTTATTCTGATGAACTTAAACTACAAATTCTTACTATTTAGGTATATgtttaattaatatatatgtaaaatataaataagtattttatataaaaatgaatttaatggaACATTAGGTCATCCATAATCTTACTGCCCAGTGTAACCATTGTTTACATTTTGATTtatctttatccagttttttgtgtgcatacatatttttatatgtatttttatatagttgtcACTCTgcataatgttcttttttttcacttaatattctaTCATAAGCATTCCCCACATCATTCAACGATAAGAAATCAACATCTTTTATTATTACATAATAATCCATTGTGTAGATGTGCTCCACTTTATTTTCTCAGAACCCCTTGGTGGGCATGTACATTGTGTAcaattttttgctattttaaatagcaaaaataGCATTAGACCAATAAACAGCATTAGACATAATCTTTATCTAGATTGCCCTTATAATCATTTGCTGAGTGAATTAAGAATAACTTTTGAAAAGAGAATTACTAGTTCAAAGAGCGTGAACTTTTGAAAGGTTTGATAATGTGTTTGAGCAGTTGAACATGACATTttgaaagtttaaattttaagtaGATTAAACAAATGGTGGTGGGCGGTAGAAATTCACACCTGCTTCTCTCATCACCCAGTTCCCAGTTTCCCCTGCTTTCTGGCTCTTTAGTCTTTAAGCTTGATCCTGTGACAGAGAGGGATGGATCTCTGCCCTCATGATTTAGTTTCATGTGACCGTCAACCCGCCACCCTGTTGTGCAGTGATACACATTTCCACTCTCACCCTCAGCATGTCTCACTTCCCCTGCCACAGTTGCCTGTGTCTCTGGAGTGCTATACGGGGCCTCCTGAAGACAACCTCGCCCTCCTTCAGCTCTACTTCCGGGCCCTGGTTACTGGTGCACTCCGTCCACACTGGTGCCCTGTGCTCTATGCTGTGGCCGTGGCTCACGTCAACAGCTTCATCTTCTCCCAGGACCCAAACAGCTCAGTAAGTTACATCCCCGTCTCCAGAGAGAGATTGACAGCCATTGAGCTGGCCCAGAGGCAGCAAGTGAGCTGTCTCTGGGCCAGCTGGGGTAAAGGTGAGAGCTGAGCAAGGCCAGTGATGGGTATCAGCCTTCACCCAGGGCTGCCTCTCTCGGTTCTGTCTCCAGGATGAGGTGAAGGCTGCCTGCAGGAGTATGCTGCAGAAAACTTGGCTGCTGGTAGATGAGGTAAGGTCGGACACCGCCTGGAGGGTGGGAGATTAGAGGGGCTTGGGGGATAGAGACCACAACAAGTGGTACTGTTGTACTAGTACCCAGTACCCACCTCATAaagtttcttccttctctgcagGGTCTCCAGCAGCACCTCCTCTATTATAAACTTCCCAATTCAGCCCTCCCAGAGGGCTTTGAGCTGTATTCCCAGTTGCCCCCTCTGCGTCAGCAGCACCTCCAGAGACTTACCTCAGAGGGGCTCCAAAATGCGGTTTCAGAAACCTAGTATAGCTGCTTAAGATGGAAAGGTGGATTCATTCTCCTGGGGTTCACCAGAGACCTGCCCACTGCCCAGACAGAAGAACTTTGTGTCCTAAGGGTGAGCAGAAGACAAAGGAGCAGAAGGCTTGCCTTCCTGGGGGTTGGTTGAGCTGCTTTGCAGCAGAGTGAGCCCTACCATTAGATCCTGATTTCTGGAGCTCAGGACTGGGGCTTCTGGGGGTGTGTGCTGGGTGTGAAGGGCAACTTAATATTCACCCCTCCTCGGGGACAGGGCAAATTAAGTATACCTCCCTTCCCACCTCACCCCTGGTCCATGATATGAATGCCATAGCTGCATATtgaaataaactatttttcatttttaatctccTGGGAATCTGAGTTGGAATGATTTCAGACTTGTTGTTTTGGGATTTGTATGGAGGGGCAGGTTATCCCAGGAGAGGATTGGGACCGCTCTGAGAGAGATGGAGGAATCACAGGCAAGAGGTGAAAATTGGGGCCACATTTGGGGACAGCAAGAACTCGGGTTCCCAGTTCCAGGATAAAACCAGGCTAGGGGAATGCTTTTGGGGAATGGGGGTACTTCTGAAAGGACTCTGTCAGTGGTCTACTTGGGGTATAGGTGTCCTTAATGAAGTCAGCATCTGGTCTCCTTATGGCCCCCTATTTCCATCAGTTGCTATCCAGAGACATGAAGAAGCCAAAAGTCACACTGGGGTAGTAGCTGTCCTCCAACGCCACTTCCGTTGTGGACTTCATTGGTGGTAGGCAAGGGCTGGGGAGGAGTGCATGGAAGCATAAATTTTTGTTCATCTCTTGCTATTAGTAGTTTCTCAATTGTTCTTTTGTCTGAATTCTAGCACTTGGGCTTTCTTAACACTGTCATTTGCTACATTGAATTAAATATCATCATTATGTTTGCAGGTTTCCCAGACCTGACCCTGTCAATAGGTAGAGAGAACCCACTCCCCATAAATGGGGCTGCTGAACTTATCCTGTAGGGTTTATAATGCAACTACTATATCTCCACAGAGCAGTAGTTACCAAATTTTAGCATGTGACAAAAAACACTTGAAGGGTGCACTGAAACAGAACTCCGGGCTCCACCACCAGAGTTTCTGATTAAGTAGGTTTGGGGTGGAATCcagaaatttgcatttctaacaagtttccaggtgataCTAATGCTGCTGTCTAccctttgagaatcactgacttAGAGAGACCTTGCAAAGTAGATTCTATGACTTCATAAGGGGCTATCTACAAAGTTAACTAGGGCATGGTACCAGGGTTTTTACAGAATAACTGTTGTGTCTACATCTAGTGCTATATAGTCAGAGACTTTATCAAATAACCAATTGGCATGGCTTCTGTTTTGCGAGTGCTTTCTATCAAACACAGGCCTTAACATTTCAAATTAGTACTATGAGCAAGGTGATGGAGGATACAAGACACAAAACCACCTGAAGGCCTCACAGTTATAGGGTGCCTTGTGTTTTACAGAGCAGTTTCCCTTTATACGATTTTACAGGTGGTGGGGAACGCCCCCACAGCAGAACGTCACCTTGGGACCTGTGCAACGTCGTCCACTGACTAAGGATGCTAGGACTAGCACTTGGATCTTCTGACATCTGATCAAGGCTTTCAGTGCATCACAGTGAGAAAGTTGTGCCCAGGGTTAACACAGAAAGGAATTGTATAAGGCAAACAGGAAAACCATGTTTCTGAGGGTATCAGGCAGATTCAGCCTTGCAGTCACAAAATCCAAAGCACTGAAAAATGCTTTACATGGGGCATTTTGTCAGTTTAAAGAGCACTCTCCATGTGTTACCACTTTCTGTCCCCACAGCACCACCACCATTGAAAAGCAAAACCCAGTGCTCCTGCCCTGCAGAGCCTGGGCTGGAGTTTGCTGCTTTCTCACAGCTTCCACCTCAAAAGGGTGTGGCACTTCCTCCCTGCCTATACCTCCTACCTACCGCAGCCCTGTGGTTGTCTGTGGTAGACCCACTGGCTGGAGATTAAAAGTCTgggatccccccccccccccacctcaagACTACTACTGGAAGGGGAACCTTGCTGCTCACACTTTCAGCTTTTCTCCTTCTGTATCCGTGGATCTGAATGTACATAGCTAGACCAGCTTTTGGACCCGGTAGAGACTCCAGGCCAAGTGGAGGCTCCTATAAACCGCAGTCAGCCAGCGGTGGTGGCAAGATCTGAGCCTTCCACCCGAGCTGGGGTGAACTGAACGGGCAATGGGCCGCTAGGGCCAGCTGCGACTGTGGCTTGGAGCCGTGGTAAGTGCTGTCTGGCGGTCGGGGAGCCCTGCAGCCAGAGGCATCTTGCTGGGCTTCCGGATGGCGGTGGCTACAGATTTGGTATCAGTAGCTCCTCCGGAGGCCTCGAACCCTGGCGGCCAAAGCTCCCCATCCTGGAATCCGTGCTGAGAAGCTCGATGTGAGTCTGAATCCAGGATCCCAATGACCCAGCTTGGAGGGAAGAAGGGACAAGCCCTGGGTTCTCCATACTGCCTGGGACGAGACCACCAAGCTCTGCCGAGGATAAGGATGGGGGGGCCTGCAGGACTGAGCTCAGTCCCACAACCCACTTATTCACCAGAAAGCTCTTTTGATGGGAGAAACTGGCAGAGGTATCAGCGGGCATCCTGCAGGTCTTTGGCAGCCAGGGCTGGATTGTGGCCCACTTGGGGGCGCAGGTGTGTACTGGCTGGAGGTGGGTTAGGGATGTGGCCGCAAGCAGCAAGGGCTGGGCAGTAGGAGTGTGCTGGGAATATCTCCCTAGCTCTCTTTATCCCCCGCCCCTCCCGTTAACATCTTGCTGTTCTCCCAATCCTGCTGTCATCCTTCAGGCACCATTCTCTGCTACAGCTCGGGGGCCAAGGCTCCCTCTCTACCATCCTGCCCCTGAAATCCGGACGTCAGTGTCCCACCTACAGACTTGGAGCCAGCCTCTCTCCCTGATCCTCCAGGGGCCCGCGATCCGCCAGGTGTGCTTTGAGTTCTCTGCTCACCATACCCCCACACCCAGGCCAGAGCAGGGGCAGCGGCCGGGTCCGGAGAATGAGCTCGATaaccctttcttccctccctacTCTCAGATACCGAGGGTCCCTGGCTGTTCTCCACCTGCGGGGCCAGCAGCCCGCGCGGACCCACACAAATACAGCGCGACCGGGAGTACGCGAGCAGCGgcatggtggtgacagtggggacCGCGGGACCGTCCAGAGGCTTGCAGTTGTGGCGGGCGCCGGGTCTTGCCCGCACCTGTGAGTGCGGGGAGGCCGGGTCTGGGGTCGGGCGATCCGCGAGTCTGAAGTTCTACTCCCCGGAGAACGGCAGGCCGCGCGCGCACCACATTTCGTCGCAGGGGATTCTCAGCGACCTCTGCCCAGACAACCTTGCCTACCCCTATCCAGCAGGACCAGCCGAGTCAACTCGTATTCAGAAGCCTGTTCCTGCGGAGCAGAAGGCTCTCAGCCAGCGGCGGGACCAAGGGGTGGCTCCCCAATCTCCCCCATCTAATATTTTGGTGCGCAACTCTAATGTCCCCACCCTCTCAAACTCTTCTGCGGCCTCTAAGTCCCTGGGATAAGAAATTCTGGTGGCGTCTCTGTCACCCTCCAACCCGCCCTGGGGACTCAACTCCCGCTTTCCTCAGGATCTCAGCCTACGGAAGCTGCGGGAGGCAAAGGCGCGGAGAACCACCTGTCGCGAGCGCACGGCGTCTTCGTCTCGTCGGTCATCTCCCTTGGTCGCGGAGAGCCTCTCTACATCCTCGTGGGGCAGCCGGGGAAGGACGCTGGTCCTGGAGTAAGCGGAGCCGGCGGGAAGCGGGAGGCTCAGAGCCCGGCGGCGAGGGCCGGGGGTAGGGCTGCCTCTGCGTCCCAACCCCGACGCAGCGAGGGGAGGGTCCGGGCCTCGCAGGGGAGCCCCGAGAGCCAACTCGCCTGCCTCGGAGAGTCTCTTGCCGCCGAGTAGTACGCAGCGACGGGCGGGACCGAAGGTGTCCCGGGGTCCGAGAGTTGGGCGGGAGGCGGCGGGGGCGCCACCTCCGTGTTCCAGGTACCTGCACCCCTGCTCGCCCGCCGCGCCCGACGCCAGCATGCGGCGTCTAGACCCCAAACCTCTGCCCAGGCCCGCGCTGCTCGAATGGTCCTCGGGGTCCCTCTCTCCCTGGGCCCGGCTGGGAGCCCTTTCCCTTCCGGGAGACGCTGGAAGGTGCGCCCCTGAGCGCGCCGGTGGCCCCATAGTTGCGCGCCGGCGAGCTGGAGCCCCTGCTGGTGGCAGCCGGTGGGGGCGGGCGGGCCTACCTGAGACGACGGGACAGAGGCCGAGGCCGAGGCCGGACTCAGGCCACCCGGGAGAACTGGAGAACCTCTTAGCGGCGCCTGGGAGCAgcgggagaggggagaggagggcatGCTCCCCATCCCGGCTGTCCGCCTTCCTGCTGTCGCTCCGCCGGGGGCGGGGCGTCTGGACGTCGCGGGGTTTCTCACCGCAGGCGGGTTGCTCACTGCGGGAGGAGGCGGAGGCGGCCAGGGCTGCGCAGAGGCCGGGGCTGTGCTCGGCTGGGGCCTGGGCCGCGGCCGGCGGCTtccggggcggcggcggcggccacCGCGGTAAGCGCTTCTCGAGGAGGCCGGGGGTGAAGTGAGATAAGAGCCTTAGAACTGGCTTGAGTTCCTCAGAAGGATAGGTGGGAAAGGTGCTGCGCCCCTGGAGCGGGTAGAGCTCTTAGAAAAGGACAAGCAAGTTGCAAGTCACATGTGCAGACAGGACTCCTTACATTTTTACTTAAGTCCAGGACGCTTTCCATCCCAAGAGATCCCTGCCCTCCTAGTTCCACAGCAATCCCAGAAACTTAGAGCTGGCTGAGTTAGCAAGCTGAGGGGGTGGCAGAAAGGTGGGGATGGCTTAAAATCAAtagttctcaaagtgtgctcCCTCAGTTGTTAGAagtgcaaattctcaggcctctCCCCattctactgaatcagaaactctaagGGAGGGTCCCAGTGATCTGTGTTTTATACAGTCCTCTAGGTGATTCTCATGCACTCCAGAGTTGAAGACCACTCAGGTAAAGAAACAGCCTTTGTCTGGCCTGTATTGCTCATAAATGTACACATCATCTCAGTTCTCACGGCAACGGAATGTGTGGGTTGGGCCTTTCCCATTTTGTAGCTGAGGACATGGGACCAGAGGGGTTTAGTATTCTAGTCAGCCTGAGCCAGGTCTTCAGGTTCCAGCTGATTGATCTCCCCGCCAGCCACCTTGCTGGCCCCTCAGCTCCCACATTGTGGGTGCCTTGTGACCCAACAGCACCTGTATAGTAATACTAGCATGGAGAAGGGCCACACAGGCATTTCCACCAGGAGACTCCAGCTTCTCCACTATTCATAAACCAGCTTCCCAGCCACGTGGCAGTTGTGTGCTCCTCTcccgccaaccccaccaccaccatttggTAACCAAACCCTCACTCCCTCTCAATTTCCAAGGGGTGATGCTTCAGAGACTGACCTACCCTGGGCTGATGGGGAAGGTGAGGTCTCCTTCATACACCCCAGCAGTGAGCTCTATCTGCAGCCCCTGGCAGGTATCAGTCTCTGTCTCCCACCTCTCAGCCTGGCCTTGCCCTTTTCCTCAATCCCTGAGCCCACTCCCAATTGAGCCACCACCTCTGCACTGTAGAGTACCTGGTTCTTGCACAGCACGGGAACACTTGGGAACTGAGCTGCCGATTGTGATGCCAGTATGGGGCACTCTGAGGTGCTGGTTAAGTACTCCTTTGCTATGAATTCTCCTAAAATATCCAAAGCTCCTGGTTCCCAGAAGAGAGAGTATGCAGGCTTGATGGAAGTCCCCCAGTGCCTCCCACCACATTTAAACACTTGGCAGTGCTTCTCCTTGCTCCGAAATCCTGGATTGGAATTAACCATGTGACTGGAGAAGGTAGGTGTGCCCAACCCCCCATATCAGCTCTTTCCCCCACAGTCACAGAGGTGGAGATCTGCTGCATCTTAATTGCAGTCACTGCCCTTTGAAAACCTGCCAATGGCGGGCAGCATGCCAGTTGTCCATGTGTATGTACCCAGAGGGCATGGTGCTGGCAGCAGATAACATCACCTGCACAGGGTCTGGATCCTGGGGCCATGGGCTGGGTGGGGGGGCAGTAGGACCCTAAGAAAGATAGTACCGAGGGCCTCTGTGTGCCCGGCACCACTGGGCAGGGCATTGGAAACCATCAGTGTATGCTCTGCCTTCACAGAATTTGTAGTCCAGTGTGCAAGGTGAGATGGATACATATGTATCCATAGGTGACAGTTGCTATGGATGGTGTAAAGTGTTTTAGGGTTCTCAGGAGGGAGAGGTTCTTTTTAGGGTAATTGGGGAAAGCATCATGAATAAACATTTGAGCTGAGTCTTAAAGAATGGTTAAAGGGACAGAGAGGAGCTTCCCACTGGGcatgtttctctttctccttaGATCTGCCCACTGCTCCAGGTCCTctggttctggtggtggctgtggTGACAGTCTCAACACTGAGCTTCCTTATGGTGTGTGGGGTCCTGATCCTGGATATAGAGCATCCAGCAGGCATGGCTGATTCAAGGCTGCCCCTTCCCCCCACTCCGCTGAGCTGCAATGGGCTCTTGTGTGGTCCCAGTGGCAGACAAGACTCTGCCCCCCAGCAGGGTCTCCTCTGGGGTTCCAGGGACTGCCATGGATGATTCAATGACACCTCTCCCTGGCTGAGCTTTGATGGACTCCTTTCAGGTCCTAAGAGTAGAAGCAGCTGGGAAAgtctggggaaaatatttgccttAATGGATACCTAGAGAGGGGTTCTGGGTAGGGGTGGGCAGGGTGTGCCTGATGACCAGGTAGTAGGTATGTCAGTGCttccccaccccccctcccccccagtgAACCAGAAGAAGTGGCAGGGCCTGTGGGGGACCAGATTGCCAGGCCCTGAGCTGATGGAGCTGAGCAAGCTTCATACCTTGGCCATCAGGACAGCCCCCAACCCCTACTACTGCCAGGTGGGGTTTGGGCCGATCCAGACCTTGCCTCTGCCCCCAGGGCTCACCGAGGTTTCCCCAGCCAATGTCACCCTGTTCAGGTGAGTCCTCCACCTCCTTCTGAGAACCTTCTGAACCTTGTGAGAATCTCCACCTCCCATCCTGCTCCCTGCTGTGGTGAATCATGGATATCAGAGAACATCTGGGTCAACTCCCATGTGTAGAGGAGATTGACAAGgggaagtaacttgtccaaggtcatatcACCAGTTGAAGCAAAGTCAAGGTGTCTTCTTGAATATTTGTTCTGGTTACCCCTCAAAGGCTTGAGTGCTCATCTTTCAGCCCCAATTCTAGGATGGTAGGGACCCTAGAATAAAACTCCTTTGGAGCCCAAGGGTTGCTTTCATCCCAGGGTCACTGCAAGGACAAAAGGGAAGATTCCATTCCAGACTCCTAACCCTACACATGCCCTCTGTTTTGCACTGGCTCTGTGCCAGTCAACATCATCCCTGCAGGGCTTCTATTTGGGATCATGCTATGATGCAGAAAAATTCAGAGCTCTCAGATAGGACCATCTGGATATAAGAGGGCAGGGGAAATAAAGGAGTAGTAGACCTTCTAGGACACTTCCCCAGGCCCAGCTACCCACTCCCTTTTGATCTGTCTCCTTGTAGAGCCCTGGGCTGCAGTGCCTTTAGGGAAGTGAAAGAAGGAATCGTCATTGGCCTTGCTAGGGACCACAGCCCCCTTGAGGTGGCTATCAAGGTGAGAGGGACAGAACTTCCAGCTGGGGGAAGGGGAGCATGACACATGGAGGGAGGAGCTGGATTGTTGGAACTAGGGTTACCTGCCTAGGGGCTCAGGAATTCTGTGCCTTTTCCCCCTCACCCTCCCAAACCCTGCCAGAACTCTGCTTTCATCAGGACAAGCTGGATTTCCTCATGGAGGCATTCATCTTCAGGTGCATGTGGGGCCAGGAGGCAGGGGTGGAAGGTGGGAGGAAAACACTCAGAATTGCCTGCAGGAACAGCCTCTCTTCACCCTGAGGCTGAGAGGTTGTAAGTCTAGGGACACAGAGGTCCTTTCCAGTCTCCTGGAGCCTAGAATATGGTTTATCTCCCTGTTGGTGATGAGTACCTGTACCATCCACTCAGCAAGTTCAGCTGTCAGAACCTCATGAGACATGTGGGGCTCAGCCTCTGGGCTGTCCCTTGCCTCATTCTGCTGGAGCTGATGGCTGGTAGGGACGTGAAGAGTTTTCTTAGGCATAGCCGACCACACCTGGTAAGACCCCTCTCCCAGCCCTTCAGGACCCTCCTAAAGACCCTGTCCAGGTATCATGAAACCTGCACAGACCGATGCACCCCTCGGTCTGGCCCAGGACCAGTCATCACCTCTGACCATGCAAGACCTGCTTCACCTGGCCCAGCACATTGCCCAGGGCTGCACTACCTGGAAGAAAATCATTTCATCCACTGGTAGGGAGTGATCTTGGCTTGGGGAGCCCCAGCCCAAACCCCTCCCCAAGGAACAGCCCTTCCACTTAagttttaaggaaataaattagAGAAGGCCAGGGCTTCTGAGTTCTGGGAGTGATTTTTGCCCACTCTGCAGGGACATTGCCATGTGGAACTGCCTGCTGAGCTGCAGTGGACCCAACTGAGAGGTCAAGATCAGGGAATTTGGGATGGCAAGAGATATCTACCGCTCTGGGGCCTGGGAAGTGGGAAAGCTATTGTTCCAAATGGGTTTATTGTACTTGGTAGTATTTGAACAACTCTTcacttcccccaccccctgccctcctgTAGGGCCAGTTATTACCACAAGGGGGGCCGGGCCTTACTACCAGTAAAGTGGATGCCCCCAAAGGCCTTCCTGGAGGGCATCTTCACATCCAGGATTCCTGTTGATAGCCCATCCTCCTCTCCCCTGCGTTGGGGCTAACCCGATCCTCTGTGAGCGACCTCAtatgggggaaggggaggctgcACCTGATGGGTCTCACTGGAATACCCCCACTTGTGACTAGGTCCTTTGGGTGCTGCTCTGGGAGATCTTCTCACTGGGCTACATGCCCTACTCTGGCAGCACCAACCAAGAGGGGCCGGATAGATCCTCCCAGGGGCCACCCAGGTCCTGTGACAGTGTGGGTTGCTGCCCAGGGAGGGAAGCACCAGCCTGAACTCTGCCCTGGTTTTACCAGCATCTTGGCGCATCTTCAATACCATGCCCAGGTGTGCCCCTGACTAGCCCTGAACAGGTCTTGAGGGTCAGGAAGAAGCCATAAAACAACTATCTGGCCCCCTGCTCCCCTACTCTCCCATTACAGGACCCTGATGTGCTGAATTCACCCCTGCCAATAGAGCTGGGGCCCATCCGGGTGGAAGAAGGGGCTTTCAGGCTACAGAGCAGATCTTTGGAGGGCCAAAGATCCCCACAGTCCCAGGAACTGAGTCTGGAGAACTTGAAAGGCTGGGGAGGGAGTCCCCTTAGACCCTGGTTGCCCTCTGGCCTTAAGCCCCCTAAATCCAAGGGCCTCCAACCTCAGAACCCTTGGAATCCCACCTATGGCTCCTGGAGCCCTGAGGGTGAGGACTCAGTAATTGACAGTTAGCAATGGCTCCTCCtttccacccctcccccatcctctAGGTGCTTCCTTGTTATTCCAGCAGCCTCTGCCCCCTGCAGTCTGCGCTGCGTGTCTGGGCCTGTCGCAGGGCTGGCCTGGCAGTCTTGGACTCTGCATCCTGGAAACCAGTCCCAGGCTCCCTGGGTAAGGGCCTCACCACTGGCAGCTTTGATCTTTGGGGCCAcggccccaccccacctccacaccCTCTGGGTGTCTATGGGGAGTTATAATTGCTTCCTGCAGGAAGAATTCTCTGGATTACCCTCCCACCATGATGATCATCTTTCATCTGGGCTATCCCTATACCAGCAGATGCCTTTAATAAAGAGCTCCTCTCCTCACATCCTCTAGTGATCTGAGTGAACTGAGGAAGAGGGGACCAATGGAGGGAGGGGATGAGGCCTGAGTCGAGAAGCTGGGGTCTTTGAATTTTATTGGGAAGGGGAGGCCATTGTAGTGTGGGAGACTAGACCAATAGGTCAGTGCctgtaaaataaaattcactatCATCTGGTCCCTTGGAGAACTGGGCAGCTCCCTCAGATGAGCCGAGCTGAGGAAGAAGCCCACCtcgtcccaccccccaccctccacccccacccccaccctcacccctacccctacccctgtAAATTATGTCATTTGGCTCTGGGAACGCTGGAGCTGCTGTGGGCACCAGCCCTCCGGCATCTGCAGAGCGCCCCCTCATGGTTGGCACCTGGCCCTGCAGGACCGTGGGAACC
The Choloepus didactylus isolate mChoDid1 chromosome 4, mChoDid1.pri, whole genome shotgun sequence DNA segment above includes these coding regions:
- the LTK gene encoding LOW QUALITY PROTEIN: leukocyte tyrosine kinase receptor (The sequence of the model RefSeq protein was modified relative to this genomic sequence to represent the inferred CDS: inserted 4 bases in 3 codons; substituted 3 bases at 3 genomic stop codons) → MGETGRDTEGPWLFSTCGASSPRGPTQIQRDREYASSGMVVTVGTAGPSRGLQLWRAPGLARTXSQPTEAAGGKGAENHLSRAHGVFVSSVISLGRGEPLYILVGQPGKDAGPGVSGAGGKREAQSPAARAGGRAASASQPRRSEGRVRASQGSPESQLACLGESLAAEXYAATGGTEGVPGSESWAGGGGGATSVFQLRAGELEPLLVAAGGGGRAYLRRRDRGRGRGRTQAXPGELENLLAAPGSSGRGERRGGDASETDLPWADGEGEVSFIHPSSELYLQPLAGISLCGDLLHLNCSHCPLKTCQWRAACQLSMCMYPEGMVLAADNITCTGSGSWGHGLDLPTAPGPLVLVVAVVTVSTLSFLMVCGVLILGGVWADPDLASAPRAHRGFPSQCHPAQTLPELCFHQDKLDFLMEAFIFSKFSCQNLMRHVGLSLWAVPCLILLELMAGRDVKSFLRHSRPHLDQSSPLTMQDLLHLAQHIAQGCXYLEENHFIHWDIAMWNCLLSCSGPNXEVKIREFGMARDIYRASYYHKGGRALLPVKWMPPKAFLEGIFTSRIPVDSPSFWVLLWEIFSLGYMPYSGSTNQEXGRIDPPRGHPGPVTVWVAAQGGKHQPELCPGFTSILAHLQYHAQDPDVLNSPLPIELGPIRVEEGAFRLQSRSLEGQRSPQSQELSLENLKGWGGSPLRPWLPSGLKPPKSKGLQPQNPWNPTYGSWSPEGEDSVIDS